In the Selenomonadales bacterium genome, one interval contains:
- a CDS encoding phage major capsid protein, whose amino-acid sequence MSKILELREKRAKAWEAAKAYLDSKRGGDGLLSAEDTAAYEKMEGDVVALGREIERLERQAALDAELSQPTNNPITNKPSAHSESKSGRAAAEYKRAFWNAMRGKRTADIQNALQVGEDTEGGYLVPDEFERTLVKSLEEENIFRQLANVITTSSGDRKIPVVASKGTASWVDEEGQIPESDDSFGQVSIGAFKLATMIKVSEELLNDSVFNLESYIAREFARRIGAKEEEAFFVGDGLGKPTGILAATGGGQVGATTAAAAAITLDEILDLFYSLKSPYRKKAVFVMNDATVKAIRKLKDSTGQYLWQPSIKEATPDTILNRPLYTSAYVPVIEAGAKTVVFGDFGYYWVADRQGRVFKRLSELFAPTGQVGFIATQRVDGKLVLPEAIKILQQKA is encoded by the coding sequence ATGAGCAAAATCCTGGAACTGCGCGAAAAGCGCGCCAAGGCCTGGGAAGCGGCTAAGGCCTACCTTGACAGCAAGCGGGGCGGCGACGGGCTTTTGTCCGCAGAAGACACCGCCGCCTACGAGAAGATGGAGGGCGACGTCGTGGCGCTGGGCAGGGAAATCGAGCGGCTGGAGCGCCAGGCCGCCCTTGACGCGGAGCTGTCCCAGCCGACCAATAACCCCATCACCAACAAGCCGTCTGCCCACAGCGAGAGCAAGAGCGGCCGGGCCGCCGCCGAGTACAAGCGGGCCTTCTGGAACGCCATGCGCGGCAAGCGCACCGCCGATATCCAAAACGCGCTGCAGGTAGGCGAGGATACCGAGGGCGGCTACCTGGTGCCTGATGAGTTTGAGCGCACTCTGGTAAAATCCCTTGAGGAAGAAAATATCTTCCGGCAGCTGGCCAATGTCATTACCACCTCCAGCGGCGACCGCAAGATCCCCGTGGTGGCAAGCAAAGGCACCGCCTCCTGGGTGGATGAGGAGGGGCAGATCCCTGAAAGCGACGACAGCTTCGGGCAGGTGTCCATCGGCGCTTTCAAGCTGGCCACCATGATTAAGGTCAGCGAGGAGCTGTTAAACGACAGCGTCTTCAATCTGGAAAGCTACATCGCCAGGGAGTTTGCCCGCCGCATCGGCGCCAAGGAGGAGGAAGCCTTCTTTGTGGGCGACGGCCTAGGGAAACCCACCGGCATCCTCGCCGCCACAGGCGGCGGGCAGGTTGGCGCGACCACAGCCGCCGCGGCAGCCATCACCTTGGACGAAATACTGGACCTGTTCTACAGCCTCAAGTCCCCTTACCGCAAAAAAGCCGTCTTTGTCATGAACGACGCCACGGTCAAGGCCATCCGCAAGCTCAAGGACAGCACCGGCCAGTACCTCTGGCAGCCGTCCATCAAGGAAGCAACACCCGATACCATCCTCAACCGCCCCTTGTACACCTCGGCCTATGTGCCGGTAATCGAGGCGGGGGCCAAAACGGTGGTGTTCGGCGACTTCGGCTACTACTGGGTGGCTGACCGCCAGGGCCGGGTGTTCAAGCGGCTAAGCGAACTGTTCGCGCCCACCGGGCAGGTAGGCTTCATCGCCACCCAGCGTGTGGACGGCAAGCTGGTGCTGCCGGAGGCCATCAAGATATTGCAGCAAAAGGCGTAG